In one Brienomyrus brachyistius isolate T26 chromosome 7, BBRACH_0.4, whole genome shotgun sequence genomic region, the following are encoded:
- the isoc1 gene encoding isochorismatase domain-containing protein 1 codes for MADVQGNNNHVPVLFSYSVFSRPSSVPVGSGYELLIQKFLSIYGHQIDVHRKFVIQLFSDEWGQYVDLSKGFVISEKCKLRLVPLQMDITTLGNLSPSTTVFFCCDMQERFRPAIKYFGDIISVGQRLLQGARILGIPVIVSEQYPKGLGSTVQELDLTGAKLVFPKTKFSMVLPEVEAVLAEIPGLRSVVLFGVETHVCIQQTALDLIGRGLEVHIIADSTSSRSMMDRMFALERLARTGIIITTSESVLLQLVSDKEHPKFKEIQTLIKASAPESGLLSKV; via the exons ATGGCGGATGTTCAGGGCAACAACAATCATGTCCCTGTGCTATTCTCATACTCCGTCTTTTCCCGGCCGTCGTCCGTCCCCGTCGGCTCCGGCTACGAGCTGCTCATCCAGAAGTTCCTGTCCATCTACGGACATCAGATCGACGTGCACCGAAAGTTCGTCATTCAGCTGTTTTCCGACGAGTGGGGGCAGTACGTGGACCTGTCCAAGGGATTTGTGATATCCGAGAAATGCAAACTTCGCCTCGTACCTCTGCAAATGGAT ATCACCACCCTGGGGAACCTGTCGCCGTCCACCACGGTCTTCTTCTGCTGTGACATGCAAGAAAGATTCCGGCCAGCAATCAAATATTTTGGGGATATCATCAGTGTGGGACAGAGACTG CTACAGGGTGCCCGTATTCTGGGCATTCCGGTGATCGTGTCCGAGCAGTATCCCAAAGGCCTGGGCAGCACAGTACAGGAACTGGACCTTACGGGAGCCAAGCTGGTGTTTCCCAAGACCAAATTCTCCATGGTGCTGCCTGAAGTGGAGGCTGTACTGGCCGAGATTCCCGGACTGCGGAGCGTGGTGCTCTTTGGGGTCGAG ACCCACGTCTGCATTCAGCAGACAGCCCTGGATTTGATCGGTAGGGGTCTGGAAGTCCACATCATTGCCGACTCTACATCCTCCCGGAGCATGATGGATAGGATGTTTGCACTGGAG CGTCTAGCTCGCACTGGTATCATCATCACCACGAGCGAGTCAGTTCTACTGCAGCTGGTCTCGGATAAAGAGCACCCAAAATTCAAGGAGATCCAGACCCTCATAAAGGCCAGTGCCCCGGAGTCTGGCCTGTTGTCCAAAGTCTGA